In one Actinomycetes bacterium genomic region, the following are encoded:
- a CDS encoding aldehyde dehydrogenase family protein, whose product MTLPSADHLRSQAEDALRRCGVDPGAIAGDRPVSSPVNGQPLCSVAWQDAAAVTAAVARAGEAFGTWRTVPAPVRGGLVRRFGELLREHQQDLATLVSLEVGKIRSEAAGEVQEMIDICEFAVGLSRQLYGRTISSERPGHRLMETWHPLGVVGVISAFNFPVAVWSWNTALALVCGDPVVWKPSEQAPLSALAAAALLDRGIAEEGAPDGLSQVVLGGSDVGEALVGSLGIALLSATGSSRMGKAVGPRVADRFGRSLLELGGNNAAIVTPSADLDLTTRGIVFAAAGTAGQRCTTMRRVIAHVDVIDELTDRIAAAYRRLPIGSPIADGTLVGPLISDAAYKSMQDALAAAEQQGGRLVTGGERRLADEAPDAYYVEPAIVRMPAQTDLVAQETFAPILYVLPYRTLEEAIALNNDVPQGLS is encoded by the coding sequence GTGACACTGCCGAGCGCCGACCACCTCCGTTCCCAGGCCGAGGATGCCCTGCGCCGCTGCGGCGTCGACCCAGGGGCGATCGCCGGTGACCGGCCGGTCTCCTCGCCGGTGAACGGCCAACCGCTCTGCTCCGTCGCCTGGCAGGACGCGGCTGCCGTCACCGCTGCCGTCGCGCGGGCCGGGGAGGCGTTCGGGACGTGGCGCACCGTCCCGGCGCCGGTGAGGGGCGGCCTGGTCCGCCGCTTCGGCGAGCTGCTCCGCGAGCACCAGCAGGACCTGGCCACGCTCGTGAGCCTGGAGGTCGGCAAGATCCGCTCCGAGGCGGCCGGCGAGGTCCAGGAGATGATCGACATCTGCGAGTTCGCCGTCGGGCTGTCGCGGCAGCTCTACGGCCGGACGATCAGCTCCGAGCGGCCCGGCCACCGGCTGATGGAGACCTGGCACCCGCTGGGTGTCGTCGGCGTCATCAGCGCCTTCAACTTCCCCGTGGCGGTCTGGTCCTGGAACACCGCGCTGGCGCTGGTCTGCGGCGACCCGGTGGTGTGGAAGCCGTCGGAGCAGGCGCCGCTGTCCGCGCTCGCCGCCGCCGCCCTGCTCGACCGGGGGATCGCCGAGGAAGGCGCTCCCGACGGGCTCAGCCAGGTGGTCCTCGGCGGCTCCGACGTCGGTGAGGCGCTGGTCGGCTCCCTCGGGATCGCCCTGCTCAGCGCAACCGGCTCGAGCCGCATGGGCAAGGCGGTCGGTCCTCGGGTGGCCGACCGCTTCGGCCGCAGCCTGCTCGAGCTCGGCGGCAACAACGCCGCGATCGTCACGCCGTCCGCCGACCTCGACCTCACCACCCGCGGCATCGTCTTCGCGGCCGCGGGCACCGCCGGCCAGCGCTGCACCACCATGCGCCGGGTCATCGCACACGTCGACGTGATCGACGAGCTGACCGACCGGATCGCCGCCGCCTACCGGCGGCTGCCCATCGGCTCGCCGATCGCCGACGGCACGTTGGTCGGCCCGCTGATCTCCGACGCGGCGTACAAGTCCATGCAGGACGCGCTCGCCGCCGCCGAGCAGCAGGGCGGCCGGCTGGTCACCGGCGGGGAGCGCCGCCTCGCCGACGAGGCCCCCGACGCCTACTACGTGGAGCCGGCGATCGTGCGGATGCCGGCGCAGACCGACCTCGTCGCCCAGGAGACCTTCGCGCCGATCCTGTACGTCCTGCCCTACCGCACGCTGGAGGAGGCGATCGCCCTCAACAACGACGTCCCCCAGGGGCTGTC
- the mug gene encoding G/U mismatch-specific DNA glycosylase has protein sequence MTDKPLPDVIAPDLDILFCGINPSLMSAARGHHFARPGNRFWPALHLAGLTPRRLAPDEDRELLRYGIGVTNIVARPTRAAAELSVTELREGADALADLVSRHRPRLLAVLGVTAWRTAFGRPQATLGRQPERVGGAETWVAPNPSGLNAHHQLPDLARLYGALRAGGMTIG, from the coding sequence GTGACCGACAAGCCGCTTCCGGACGTGATCGCGCCCGACCTGGACATCCTGTTCTGCGGCATCAACCCCTCGCTCATGTCCGCGGCCCGCGGCCACCACTTCGCGCGGCCCGGCAACCGCTTCTGGCCGGCGCTGCACCTGGCCGGGCTCACGCCGCGGCGGCTGGCGCCGGACGAGGACCGGGAGCTGCTCCGCTACGGGATCGGGGTGACCAACATCGTGGCCCGGCCGACCCGGGCCGCCGCCGAGCTGAGCGTCACCGAACTCCGGGAGGGGGCAGACGCGCTGGCCGACCTCGTGTCCCGCCACCGGCCCCGCCTGCTCGCTGTCCTCGGGGTCACCGCCTGGCGGACGGCCTTCGGCCGCCCGCAGGCGACGCTGGGACGGCAGCCCGAGCGAGTGGGTGGCGCCGAGACGTGGGTGGCGCCGAACCCGAGCGGCCTCAACGCCCACCACCAGCTCCCCGACCTGGCCCGGTTGTATGGCGCACTGCGAGCCGGCGGCATGACCATCGGCTGA